GGCTCCTCTCCACATTGGTACATGAGCTGGATGCTTAAACGTCGATGGCATCGTCGACTACAAAGATTTTCACTACTCATAGTACAAGTCCAGTATTGCATTAAATATAAACAGAAACATTTTGCGTTTTCTTTACCTGAATTTCAAGAACCAAGTTGTGACCTCTGAAGGCAAAAGCTACAATACCAAGAGCATTCAACACAGAAAAAACCGAACCAGAAAGCGAAGGCATAGAAAGTGGCTCGTAGGAAATAGTGGCTGGTCTTGGTTGACTAACAGAGAGAACCCAAACCATTGTAGAGTAAGTTATCGCAGTCACTGCTCCTATTAAGGAGAGTCCCGCGATGGAATTGAGGTTTGGAAGTTGAGACAGAACGATGCATAGAGAAGTAAACACCAGATACCATTCAACTGTTGTTAAAGGGTTCGAGGCGCATAATGGACCACAGACTATTTGGAAGAAGAGTTTCATTGTCTCTCCACCTATCAAAATCAGAGCTGTCGCGGTTCCTGCTGATAAGTAAACAGTAGGAAACAATGCAAGCCAAACTCCCAATCTTTCTCCTGTTCCAAATCAAGAATCCCCCGATATCAGTAATTGGTGAGAGAAAAAGTTAGTATTGGCAAAAATGTAGATTTCAGTTACCAAACGCAGCTTGTGCAAGCTCAACATATCGATTATAACGTTTCCCCGGGACGGCTTCGTGTAACTGAACTAGAATCCACAGTGTGTAGAGTTGCCAAATATAGGCTATTGTCAGTGATAGAATTCCCCAACTCCTAAACAACATAAGTCGACAGAAAATGGTTTATTCCTAACTAGCCAAATATTCAATCTATAAGCATAACAAGTTATAAATGATTCAAATGTTTGAACttgtaaaattatattgtatcttttatttttccatataaaatttattttatctacAAACATAAATGTGAACAAATACTCAAAGAAAAAAACCATCCTTTTCACAACAAATACATGTActattaagaaaaacaaatatttgccGGAAATTAACAAGAAACAAAATAGACGATAAAGATTCTGTCTTAATCTACATTAAAGCGAAAAGTATGTCCGAGAGTGGCCAAATGTGTAATGATGGAAGcatgagaaatgaaaaaaaatatctacGGCCAGTTTGAACTGTTTTCAAAGTTCTAAAAGTAAATTAGTCAatagtatattattatttattatttccaatgatgaaattttctttttcaaaaaaaaaactgaaagtgGATCTGAACGATAGAGAGATTGGACACAAACATCTAAAAATTTTGAAACACAAGAAAAAGATGTTGGAAATGAAAAATGAATTGGGCACAACGCACCAGCCAAGAAACGCAAACGCGACGGGGAGAACGAGAGCCTGAAACCCAACACCAGCGTTTAGGTTATGAAACGCGGCATAGTGAGCGTTTCCGTTACGAGACTCAGTGATAGGAAGCCAAGCGTCTTGTGGGTTGAGCTTAGTGAGATGACCTACTTCCTCTAGATATCCTTTCATGTTGACAAGAACACGTTTCATAGGAGTTCCAATGGGACTCAAGAACCTCGGCGATATAAAGGAAGTAGGAGTCCATGCCGCCGACGAGGATTTAGTGGCGGGACGAGGAGATCTTTGACCGGACGGAGTTAGAATCTCTGGAGTGGAGACTCGGGGCGTTGCAGGTATTGATATTAGCTCTGTCTCGGGTCTCTCGTCCATCGTTCTCTTTCTCTATCTGAGCAGGTGGACAAAGATGGTGTTTGTTTTGCCTTTTTCTCAGtatcactctctctctcactctagTTTCTGGTCTCCATAGGGGTTGAGGATTTATTATGAGGTTTTTgtccttttattttaattacttttgtATATTTAGAATTCCgacagaaaaagaaaacaaataggGCTACTTTGTTGGTCTTGAAGAAACttcttatttaataaagtaaatgacatattaattttttttttttttgatcaaatgacATATTAACTAACACAAGATTACAACAAATGAATACAGAAGCTCATAATCAAGAAAACATGGCATATTTCAAGCTTGTTGTACTTGTCCTTGCTACTAAGTACTAACATTGTGGCATGTTACATGATGTGAAAATCAACTTGCATAAACATAACAACAGTGACTGGAGATATTTTTTGGGGGAATTTATAAGAAATACCAAGAGACATACATACTCGAAGTCTTGGAATCAAGTTTTTAAAACCTGATATATTGCAAAGGTAATTAATGcgtattataaaaatttattcctTATTATCGCCTAAACTACCAAAGAACCAACATGGAATCATTACTTGTACAAAGAAAGTATAGCAGACCTGATTGAACAACCTTTTATGGACTGAAAACATGAAGTGAGACAAACACAATCATGAATGGATTACTATGATCCGCCCACAAGAAATGCATTAAAAATCATTCACTTTTGGGTGTTCAATAAGAATGATTTTTATTCCTTGTTCAGGATTTTTGAGTCCAGACGCTCCAACAGGATATTTTGTAACCAATACAACAATTGACAATGTAAGCCCATggtcaataaaataatatgaactCCTCacgatttatttatttatcttttttcaatgttctaaaaattaattgtaagataaaattgattaaaatttatattcaattaatttaatcttaatatataccaataaattagaaaattacAGGAAATGaaactaatattaaaaaaaaatcaacaagaaGGATTTAATCACTAATTTATGAAAGAATTACACTATATGATATTTTGTATTCTTAATTATGCTATTGATTGAGAACCTGCTTATGTGGAAACGTTATAATTTCATTAGATGACTAGCTTGCTATTGTGATTCAACAAAATTTATGACTCATTATTAATTTTCTCTAAACTTGTTGACATGACTAATGCATGTTATATCATTCAAATTATCTTAATGAGTGACTTTACTGTTTCAAATAAAATGTTCAATTGCATTACTTAAGGATCGTATTCACGAGGAACTAAGACACACAATAGATCTAAAGCCGATGTGATTAAGCGAGGCAAATAATTTAAAAGCAATAAACAATGAAACAGAGTAAACAAGTAGTTGTTCAGTTGATTGATTGAGGTTGTTAACAATGAAGAGAAAGCATTAGATCTAGTGTTTCAGGTAATCAGAATTATATTGATATAAAATACTTAGGTTGTCAGTTCAAGAACTCAAATTCTTATGCAAAAGTATTCCAGCTTCCACTGCGAATCAATCCTATTGACTAAGTACAATATCTTAGATGTCGCTTGTTGATATGGATCGAGCGTCGATTGATGCTATTGActtagcatcgatcgatgctttcTTAGGCAAGCGTCAGAGAATTAATCGACATGTTCACTAATCTTAACTAAATCAGTTATCACATGTTTCTATAAATCTTAGTTCAAGAGAATCTATTATGGTGCAGAACCTACCGTCATAGTTGTCCACAATCCCAATATCAGGATTCTAGTTAGCTAatctagaacacaagcattaCAAGCAATTCCTTAAAGGATATTTATCACCTTAGCAAATCTATATTTGGGGTTATCCTTCATAAACCTAATTaatccctaaatctaacaagtgaaTTACTCAAACATAGCAAAACGAGACATAGCAATAATCTGAataaactgcatagaatagaataagGTAGAAAAATGGAGTTCTAATACAAAGCTCTTCagagtcttggatcttctctacAAACTACTAAAACCCCTAATCTTTGTGGTGTGAAAATATGTAAGTGTAGAAAAGTGTGTGGTGCCCAAAACAATGAcaaagcacataaatattaggttaaagtcGGCCAGGGAAATATGTGGattcttgggcttcaagtcggtcATGACATGCGGCCCGCTTCTCGCGCCTCGTTGTCAATCGACGACAAGTGGTGTTTGTCGATTGACGTTTGACTCTGAATGTCCTATCAGCAGCTATGAGTTTCTCCTATCT
This region of Brassica napus cultivar Da-Ae chromosome C5, Da-Ae, whole genome shotgun sequence genomic DNA includes:
- the LOC106426405 gene encoding lysine histidine transporter-like 8, giving the protein MDERPETELISIPATPRVSTPEILTPSGQRSPRPATKSSSAAWTPTSFISPRFLSPIGTPMKRVLVNMKGYLEEVGHLTKLNPQDAWLPITESRNGNAHYAAFHNLNAGVGFQALVLPVAFAFLGWSWGILSLTIAYIWQLYTLWILVQLHEAVPGKRYNRYVELAQAAFGERLGVWLALFPTVYLSAGTATALILIGGETMKLFFQIVCGPLCASNPLTTVEWYLVFTSLCIVLSQLPNLNSIAGLSLIGAVTAITYSTMVWVLSVSQPRPATISYEPLSMPSLSGSVFSVLNALGIVAFAFRGHNLVLEIQSTMPSTFKHPAHVPMWRGAKVSYFFIALCIFPISIGGFWAYGNFMPSGGMLAALYEFHIHDIPRGLLATAFLLVVFSCLSSFQIYSMPAFDSFEAGYTSRTNKPCSIWVRSGFRVFFGFVSFFIGVALPFLSSLAGLLGGLTLPVTFAYPCFMWVLIKKPTKYSFNWYFHWGLGWLGVAFSLAFSIGGIWSMVTQGLKLKFFSPN